A genomic region of Bactrocera dorsalis isolate Fly_Bdor chromosome 3, ASM2337382v1, whole genome shotgun sequence contains the following coding sequences:
- the LOC105226682 gene encoding imaginal disk growth factor 6, with amino-acid sequence MKILLVFSLFIAATLANKVGSPVPAGPKKHMVCYYDSSSFVKEGLGKLIIDDLEPALQFCDYLVYGWAGIERDSHKAVSLNQNLDLDLGKGLYRTVTRLKRKYPTLKVLLGLGGDKDIETSEDAKDLPNKYLELLENPAGRARFINTVYALVKTYGFDGLDVAWQFPKNKPKKVHSGIGSLWKGFKKVFSGDHIVDEKSEEHKEQFTALLRDVKNEFRPDSLLLSTTVLPNVNSSLFYDVPAIVNYLDFVNLGAFDFYTPERNPEVADLPAPLFDLPERNPQFNVHYQAQYWLRNNCPASKLNVGVPTYGRVWKLTDDSGETGVPPVAKVENEAPAGPNTQIKGLYSWPEVCALLPNTNNAYGKGANLALTKVGDPTRRTGNYAYRSDEKSSGHGLWVGYEDPDTAAEKAGYVRQFNLGGVALFDLSFDDFRGSCTGDKYPILRAIKYRLVN; translated from the exons ATGAAAATCCTTCTGgtattttcacttttcattgCCGCCACTTTGGCCAACAAAGTGGGTAGCCCGGTACCGGCTGGACCCAAGAAACATATGGTGTGCTACTACGATTCATCGAGTTTCGTTAAAGAGG GTCTCGGCAAACTTATAATTGATGATCTTGAACCGGCGCTGCAGTTCTGCGACTACCTTGTCTACGGTTGGGCAGGCATTGAACGCGACTCGCACAAAGCCGTCTCACTTAATCAAAACTTAGACTTAGATTTGGGTAAAGGTCTATACCGCACCGTTACGCGTCTAAAGCGCAAATACCCAACCTTGAAGGTGTTGCTTGGTTTGGGTGGTGATAAGGATATTGAGACCAGTGAAGATGCCAAAGACTTGCCAAACAAATATCTCGAATTGTTGGAGAACCCAGCTGGACGTGCCCGTTTCATTAATACCGTCTACGCTTTGGTGAAGACCTATGGTTTCGATGGACTCGATGTTGCCTGGCAGTTCCCCAAGAACAAACCAAAGAAGGTGCACAGCGGTATAGGTAGCTTGTGGAAGGGTTTCAAGAAGGTCTTCTCTGGCGATCACATTGTCGATGAAAAGTCTGAGGAACATAAGGAACAGTTCACCGCTTTGTTGCGTGATGTCAAAAACGAATTCCGTCCGGACAGTCTGTTGCTTTCAACCACTGTGCTGCCCAATGTGAACTCGTCGC TGTTCTATGATGTGCCCGCTATTGTTAACTATCTGGACTTTGTAAACTTGGGCGCCTTTGATTTCTACACACCCGAACGCAATCCCGAAGTTGCCGATCTGCCTGCGCCACTATTCGATCTACCCGAACGCAATCCCCAATTCAATGTACACTACCAGGCACAATATTGGCTGCGTAACAATTGCCCCGCCTCCAAATTGAATGTGGGCGTGCCCACATATGGCCGCGTTTGGAAGTTGACCGATGACTCTGGCGAGACTGGCGTACCACCAGTGGCTAAGGTTGAGAATGAAGCACCCGCTGGACCAAACACACAAATCAAGGGTCTTTACAGCTGGCCCGAAGTGTGCGCTCTGCTGCCGAACACCAACAATGCCTATGGCAAAGGCGCCAATCTGGCATTGACCAAGGTCGGCGATCCAACACGCCGCACAGGCAATTATGCTTACCGCTCGGACGAGAAGAGCAGCGGTCACGGCTTGTGGGTGGGCTATGAAGATCCCGACACCGCGGCTGAGAAGGCCGGCTACGTGCGTCAATTCAATTTGGGTGGCGTGGCCCTGTTTGATTTGTCTTTTGATGACTTCCGTGGTTCCTGCACTGGCGATAAATATCCCATATTGCGTGCCATTAAATACCGCTTGGTGAACTAA